Proteins encoded by one window of Enterococcus saccharolyticus subsp. saccharolyticus:
- a CDS encoding Maf family protein has product MTIILASQSPRRKELLQLLVDEFEIIPADIDETIQPSDEPKEYVLRMAKEKARVISQQHPESLVIASDTIVVNEHDILGKPTSREDARRMLQQMSGQTHDVYTAVVIHSKEKHLEQIAAAQVTFFDLSEDEITRYLDKQEYQDKAGAYGIQGAAATFVQTINGDYYAIVGFPVGVVHQMLKEFSL; this is encoded by the coding sequence ATGACCATTATTTTAGCGTCACAATCACCTAGAAGAAAAGAACTCTTACAATTGTTAGTTGATGAATTCGAGATTATTCCAGCAGATATTGATGAAACCATTCAACCGAGCGATGAACCGAAAGAGTATGTTTTACGAATGGCAAAAGAAAAAGCCCGTGTGATTTCTCAACAACATCCAGAATCATTGGTTATTGCCAGTGATACCATTGTGGTAAATGAGCATGACATCTTAGGGAAACCAACCTCACGTGAAGATGCCCGTCGTATGTTACAACAAATGAGTGGTCAAACACATGACGTTTATACTGCGGTTGTTATCCATTCTAAGGAAAAACATCTTGAACAAATTGCTGCAGCTCAAGTCACTTTTTTTGATTTATCGGAGGATGAAATTACTCGTTATCTTGATAAACAAGAATATCAGGATAAAGCAGGAGCATATGGTATTCAAGGTGCAGCTGCTACTTTTGTCCAAACGATTAATGGGGACTATTATGCCATTGTGGGATTTCCAGTGGGGGTTGTTCATCAAATGTTAAAAGAATTCAGTCTTTAG
- a CDS encoding YlbF family regulator: MSPLEQEPQIQHELEVLLDLLAEHPIIKEFKQVQKKARQNEHLKEIEEAIKRAQKDAVQYAHYGKPEAERQAIIRINELNQEYAEHPLVIAYREKLIEANDLLHYVTTSLQRQVNQAIEEEETNASKNEAYPNDGTIL, translated from the coding sequence TTGAGTCCTTTAGAGCAAGAACCACAAATCCAACATGAATTAGAGGTATTGCTAGATTTATTAGCGGAACATCCGATTATTAAAGAGTTCAAACAAGTGCAGAAAAAAGCACGTCAAAATGAACATTTGAAAGAAATCGAAGAAGCGATTAAACGTGCGCAAAAAGATGCGGTGCAATATGCACACTATGGAAAACCTGAGGCCGAACGTCAAGCGATTATTCGCATTAATGAGTTGAATCAAGAATATGCCGAACACCCATTAGTGATTGCGTATCGAGAAAAATTAATCGAAGCCAATGATTTATTGCATTATGTAACTACCAGCTTGCAACGGCAAGTGAATCAAGCCATTGAGGAGGAAGAAACAAATGCCTCAAAAAACGAAGCATACCCCAATGATGGAACAATACTTTAG
- the rpsD gene encoding 30S ribosomal protein S4, translating into MSRYTGPSWKLSRRLGISLSGTGKELARRPYAPGQHGPNSRGSRSEYGMQLNEKQKLRHMYGMNERQFRTLFVQASKIKEGKHGVNFMVLLERRLDNVVYRLGLATTRRQARQLVNHGHVTVDGKRVDIPSFRVEVGQVIGVREKSKGISTIKEAVEATVGRPAFVSFDADKLEGSLIRLPERDELTPEVDEALVVEYYNQKL; encoded by the coding sequence ATGTCTCGTTATACAGGACCATCATGGAAACTTTCTCGTCGCTTAGGTATTTCTTTATCTGGCACTGGAAAAGAATTAGCACGTCGCCCATACGCACCAGGACAACACGGACCAAACAGCCGTGGATCACGCTCTGAGTACGGTATGCAATTAAATGAAAAACAAAAATTACGTCATATGTATGGCATGAATGAACGTCAATTCCGTACATTATTCGTACAAGCAAGCAAAATTAAAGAAGGAAAACACGGTGTTAACTTCATGGTATTACTAGAACGTCGTTTAGACAACGTTGTTTACCGTTTAGGTTTAGCAACTACTCGTCGTCAAGCACGTCAATTAGTTAACCACGGTCACGTGACTGTTGATGGCAAACGTGTTGATATCCCTTCATTCCGCGTTGAAGTTGGTCAAGTGATCGGCGTTCGCGAAAAATCTAAAGGTATCTCTACTATTAAAGAAGCTGTTGAAGCAACTGTTGGACGTCCAGCATTCGTAAGCTTCGATGCTGACAAACTAGAAGGATCATTAATCCGTTTACCAGAACGTGACGAATTAACTCCTGAAGTTGACGAAGCTTTAGTCGTTGAATACTACAACCAAAAACTATAA
- a CDS encoding citrate/2-methylcitrate synthase — translation MEEYQNSFPSLEELALRCYANDKIDVQLYTENDVKRGLRDNSGKGVVVGLTNISTIYPEKIVNGEKIPGVGELRYRGIDIDELVNGFVSDGRFGFEEVAYLLLFGELPSDKELYDFQNIIADRRTLPTNFVRDVIMKAPPESIMNSLSRSILTLASYDDKADDVSIENVLDQSLNLIAVFPMLAVYAYHAYNHYAKDESMYIHRPKAGLSTAETILTMLRPDKQYTPQEAQTLDMALVLHMEHGGGNNSTFTTRVVTSSGSDTYSTIAAALGSLKGPKHGGANIKVTQMMEDLKEKVSDYSDEKAVRQYLTDILDKKEFDKKGLIYGMGHAIYSDNDPRAAIFKRYVSKLAEEKGAKAQAEYNLYTLVERVAPEIIGEKRRMYKGVSANIDFFSGFVYSMLGLPSELYTPIFAIARIVGWSAHRIEELINAQKIMRPAYQEVSVDRHYQTLEERSKIAEKHLSV, via the coding sequence GTGGAAGAATATCAAAATTCCTTTCCAAGTTTAGAAGAACTCGCTTTAAGATGTTATGCAAATGATAAAATAGATGTGCAACTTTATACAGAGAATGATGTGAAGCGTGGTTTGCGTGATAACAGCGGAAAAGGGGTTGTTGTTGGACTGACAAACATTTCGACAATTTATCCTGAAAAGATTGTCAATGGTGAGAAAATTCCAGGTGTAGGGGAGTTGCGTTACCGTGGAATTGATATTGATGAATTGGTGAATGGGTTTGTTTCAGATGGTCGATTTGGTTTTGAGGAAGTTGCATATTTATTACTTTTTGGAGAGCTGCCTTCAGATAAAGAATTGTATGATTTTCAAAATATTATTGCTGACAGACGGACACTACCGACGAATTTTGTACGTGACGTGATTATGAAAGCTCCACCAGAAAGTATTATGAATAGCTTATCGCGTAGTATTTTAACTTTAGCAAGTTACGATGATAAAGCTGACGACGTAAGTATTGAGAACGTTTTAGATCAAAGTTTAAACTTGATTGCGGTCTTTCCTATGTTAGCGGTGTATGCGTATCATGCATATAACCATTATGCCAAAGATGAAAGTATGTACATCCACCGTCCGAAAGCTGGATTAAGTACAGCTGAAACGATTTTAACCATGTTACGTCCAGATAAACAATACACGCCACAAGAAGCACAAACCTTAGATATGGCTTTAGTACTACATATGGAACATGGGGGAGGAAACAACTCAACTTTTACAACACGTGTGGTTACTTCTAGTGGATCAGATACGTATTCCACCATCGCTGCAGCGTTAGGTTCTTTGAAAGGACCAAAACATGGTGGAGCAAATATTAAAGTGACACAAATGATGGAAGATTTAAAAGAAAAAGTATCGGATTATTCTGATGAAAAAGCGGTACGTCAATATTTAACCGATATTTTAGATAAAAAAGAATTTGACAAAAAAGGTTTAATTTATGGTATGGGGCATGCGATTTATAGTGATAATGATCCTCGTGCAGCTATTTTCAAACGTTATGTTTCAAAATTAGCTGAAGAAAAGGGGGCAAAAGCGCAAGCTGAATACAATTTGTATACCCTAGTGGAGCGTGTTGCGCCAGAAATCATTGGAGAGAAACGTCGCATGTATAAAGGTGTTAGTGCGAATATCGATTTCTTTAGTGGGTTTGTTTATAGTATGTTAGGATTGCCATCAGAATTATATACCCCAATTTTTGCAATCGCACGAATTGTCGGATGGTCCGCGCATCGTATCGAAGAATTAATCAATGCCCAAAAAATTATGCGTCCAGCATATCAAGAAGTCTCCGTTGATCGTCATTATCAAACATTGGAAGAACGCTCAAAAATAGCTGAAAAACATTTAAGTGTTTAA
- a CDS encoding formate/nitrite transporter family protein has protein sequence MNPISPLFEKIDSSISKKVDLIEKSYIRYAVRAMLACLFLTLGTAIAFSIAMKGEDIAHGFGKMLYAFMFSWSLVMILYMNAELGTSNMLYMTVGVYRKRLSVSLACKILFTCILFNLIGGVLFGYFVSLTGPFQNLPADNYMFEAIATKLNKSTIQILVEGIFANIVVNTAVLASMRMKDDAGKVLAIIFIIFIFAFLGYEHVIANFPAFSLAYFASHGTIEAMTAGSVIHNLTFALIGNYIGGGLVIGLVYAWLNNSKSNYVD, from the coding sequence ATGAATCCAATCTCCCCATTATTTGAAAAAATTGATTCTTCCATTAGTAAAAAAGTGGATTTAATCGAAAAAAGCTATATCCGTTATGCTGTCCGCGCAATGTTGGCATGTTTGTTCTTAACGTTAGGTACAGCAATTGCTTTTTCGATTGCAATGAAAGGTGAAGACATTGCACATGGTTTTGGAAAAATGTTGTATGCGTTTATGTTTAGTTGGTCGTTGGTAATGATTTTATATATGAATGCGGAATTAGGGACGTCCAATATGTTGTATATGACTGTTGGTGTTTACCGCAAACGTTTGTCAGTGAGTCTCGCTTGCAAGATCTTATTCACATGTATTTTATTTAACTTAATTGGCGGCGTATTGTTTGGTTATTTTGTCTCATTAACTGGCCCATTCCAAAATCTACCAGCAGATAACTATATGTTTGAAGCGATTGCGACGAAATTGAATAAATCAACCATTCAAATTCTTGTTGAAGGTATTTTTGCAAATATCGTTGTAAACACAGCTGTTTTAGCAAGTATGCGGATGAAAGATGATGCCGGTAAGGTACTGGCCATTATCTTTATTATTTTCATTTTCGCCTTCTTAGGATACGAACACGTTATCGCGAATTTCCCAGCATTTTCATTAGCTTATTTTGCTTCTCACGGAACAATTGAAGCGATGACTGCAGGAAGTGTTATTCATAATTTAACGTTTGCCTTAATTGGAAACTATATCGGTGGGGGATTAGTTATCGGATTAGTATATGCATGGTTAAATAATTCAAAATCAAATTATGTGGATTAA
- the mutL gene encoding DNA mismatch repair endonuclease MutL — translation MGKIQELSERLANQIAAGEVVERPASVVKELVENAIDAGSTQIDILLEEAGLKKIQVTDNGEGIAEEDVMNAFKRHATSKIHTRDDLFRIRTLGFRGEALPSIASVSIVSVETAAQEETQGTFLKMKGGTVEEHRPSALRQGTKITVEQLFYNTPARLKYVKTLQTELANIGDIVNRLALSHPTIAFRLVHDGNKMMTTSGNGDLKQAIAGIYGLQTAKKMRPIYIKDLDFEVHGYISLPEVTRASRNYISTIINGRYIKNIALNKAIVNGYGSKLMVGRYPIAVVEIKMDPLLVDVNVHPTKQEVRLSKESELTALISKAINDVLREENLIPNAADNLRFKKKVEHQEKTEQLAIELEQPKSSKHGLSFDKETGSFYIEESFVDPLPESPVNELPTVREEIEIASFDQPVVTNEIPIVPEEDTFEPVEQTHPEFDMHKKGSQMIERLQEEPTKQRFPHLEYFGQMHGTYLFAQSQEGLYIIDQHAAQERIKYEYFRQKIGEVGNELQELLVPIVLDYPNSDVLKLKEQATALQEVGIHLEEFGANSFIVRAHPTWYPAGQEEEIIREMIDILLTTGKVSVHQFREATAIMMSCKRSIKANHYLNSQQARVLLEDLAKCANPFNCPHGRPVLIHFTNSDMERMFKRIQDPHQSRGGEG, via the coding sequence ATGGGAAAAATCCAAGAATTGTCTGAACGTCTTGCCAATCAGATTGCAGCAGGGGAGGTCGTTGAACGACCTGCCTCTGTGGTGAAAGAATTAGTGGAGAATGCCATTGATGCAGGAAGCACCCAAATTGATATTTTATTAGAAGAAGCTGGATTGAAAAAAATCCAAGTAACAGACAACGGCGAAGGTATTGCTGAAGAAGATGTGATGAATGCATTTAAGCGTCATGCAACCAGCAAAATCCATACGCGTGATGATTTGTTCCGAATTCGAACCCTCGGATTTCGTGGCGAAGCATTGCCGAGTATTGCTTCTGTCTCAATTGTTAGTGTCGAAACAGCAGCTCAAGAGGAAACGCAAGGAACTTTTTTGAAGATGAAAGGTGGAACGGTTGAAGAACATCGTCCATCTGCTTTACGTCAAGGAACTAAAATTACGGTTGAACAACTCTTTTACAATACGCCTGCTCGTTTGAAATATGTGAAGACATTGCAAACCGAGTTAGCGAACATAGGTGATATTGTGAATCGTTTAGCGCTTAGCCATCCAACTATTGCTTTTCGGTTGGTGCATGACGGCAATAAAATGATGACAACTTCAGGAAATGGCGATTTAAAACAGGCAATTGCGGGTATTTATGGGTTACAGACTGCAAAAAAAATGCGTCCTATTTACATAAAAGACTTGGATTTTGAAGTTCATGGGTATATTTCCTTACCAGAAGTGACGCGCGCTAGTCGTAATTATATTTCAACCATTATCAATGGTCGTTATATCAAAAATATTGCCTTGAATAAAGCAATTGTCAATGGTTATGGTTCGAAATTAATGGTTGGGCGTTATCCAATTGCTGTCGTAGAAATCAAGATGGACCCACTGTTAGTGGATGTTAATGTACATCCAACAAAACAAGAAGTTCGTTTGTCGAAAGAGTCTGAACTAACAGCGTTGATTAGTAAAGCAATTAATGACGTTTTACGAGAAGAAAATTTGATTCCAAATGCAGCTGATAACTTGCGCTTTAAAAAGAAAGTGGAACATCAAGAAAAAACAGAACAATTAGCTATTGAACTCGAACAACCTAAAAGTAGCAAACATGGGTTGAGTTTTGATAAAGAAACAGGCAGCTTTTATATAGAAGAAAGTTTTGTTGATCCATTACCAGAATCCCCTGTTAATGAGTTACCTACAGTGCGTGAAGAAATTGAGATAGCCAGCTTTGATCAACCGGTTGTTACTAATGAAATACCAATAGTGCCGGAAGAGGACACTTTTGAACCAGTTGAACAGACCCATCCGGAATTTGATATGCATAAAAAAGGATCACAAATGATTGAACGTTTGCAAGAAGAGCCTACTAAGCAACGTTTTCCACATTTAGAGTATTTTGGCCAGATGCATGGGACGTATTTGTTTGCTCAAAGTCAAGAAGGATTGTATATTATCGATCAACATGCCGCGCAAGAGCGGATTAAATATGAATACTTCCGTCAAAAAATTGGCGAGGTGGGGAATGAGTTGCAAGAACTACTTGTACCAATTGTGCTTGATTATCCTAATAGTGATGTATTGAAATTAAAAGAGCAAGCCACTGCTTTGCAGGAAGTAGGGATTCATCTAGAAGAATTTGGTGCGAATAGTTTCATAGTACGTGCGCATCCTACTTGGTATCCGGCTGGTCAAGAAGAAGAGATTATTCGTGAGATGATTGATATCTTATTGACAACAGGGAAAGTGAGTGTGCATCAATTTAGAGAAGCGACAGCGATTATGATGAGTTGTAAACGATCGATTAAAGCCAATCATTATTTAAATTCGCAACAAGCGCGAGTTTTATTAGAGGATTTAGCAAAATGTGCTAATCCTTTTAATTGCCCGCATGGTCGTCCTGTTTTAATTCATTTTACAAATAGTGATATGGAAAGAATGTTTAAACGAATTCAAGATCCACATCAATCTCGAGGAGGCGAAGGATGA
- the mutS gene encoding DNA mismatch repair protein MutS — MPQKTKHTPMMEQYFSIKAQYQDAFLFYRLGDFYELFYEDALQVAQLLELTLTSRNKNAEDPIPMCGVPYHAAANYIDTLVEQGYKVAICEQVEDPKTTKGMVKREVVQLVTPGTVMDGKGLSAKDNNFLTALAFDGTHYGFAYVDLTTGELRSAVLEDDEAVLNEASALQTKEVVFTTEIPETVSELLESRLGVIFSTQEAYEENAEFQFLTSDLDVTLEKEVTGKLLSYLAVTQKRSLDHIQKAVSYQPDHFLKMDYYSKFNLELTQSIRTGKKQGTLLWLLDETKTAMGGRLLKQWLDRPLIQQSQITARQDQVASLIHAFFERADLQEALTKVYDLERLAGRVAFGSVNGRDLIQLRTSLQQVPYIHAILSGIDHGEWRELLTRLEPMDDLVALIDSAINEDAPLQITEGNIIKDGFNEQLDQYRKAMRNGKQWLAELEAKERQATGIKNLKVGFNRVFGYYIEVTKSNLTNLEEGRYERKQTLANAERFITPELKKLEKLILEAEEQSVDLEYHLFLEVREEVKKAIERLQRLAKAISSVDVLQSFAMISERYQYVRPELNTEKTLKIVDGRHPVVEKVLGHQEYIPNTIDMEKETLILLITGPNMSGKSTYMRQLALTVVMAQIGCFVPAQSANIPIFDRIFTRIGASDDLIAGQSTFMVEMMEANQALRYATPNSLVLFDELGRGTATYDGMALAQAIIEYIHKEVRAKTLFSTHYHELTVLEEELKHLRNIHVGAVEKDGEVVFLHKMMEGPADKSYGIHVAKIAGLPPELLQRADVILQALEEGHNAPTPPTIVAEPTIIEETQQLSLFNEVNPQEQKVLEQLTALNILEMTPMDALNALYELKKQMQK; from the coding sequence ATGCCTCAAAAAACGAAGCATACCCCAATGATGGAACAATACTTTAGCATCAAGGCTCAATACCAAGATGCTTTTTTGTTTTATCGACTAGGGGATTTTTACGAATTATTTTATGAGGATGCGCTACAAGTGGCACAATTATTAGAATTAACTTTAACAAGTCGCAATAAAAATGCTGAAGATCCGATTCCTATGTGTGGGGTTCCCTACCATGCAGCAGCGAATTATATTGATACTTTAGTTGAGCAAGGTTATAAAGTAGCGATTTGTGAACAAGTCGAAGATCCTAAAACAACTAAGGGGATGGTCAAACGTGAAGTTGTCCAATTAGTGACACCGGGTACGGTGATGGATGGGAAAGGATTATCTGCAAAAGATAATAACTTTTTAACCGCCTTGGCATTCGACGGTACACATTATGGATTTGCTTATGTCGATTTAACGACAGGTGAGTTGCGCTCAGCGGTTTTAGAAGATGACGAAGCTGTTTTAAATGAAGCATCAGCTTTGCAAACGAAAGAAGTCGTATTTACGACTGAAATCCCTGAAACGGTTAGTGAATTGTTAGAAAGTCGTCTAGGTGTGATTTTTTCTACGCAAGAAGCCTACGAAGAAAACGCTGAATTTCAATTTTTAACGAGTGATTTAGATGTAACATTAGAAAAAGAAGTTACCGGTAAATTACTCAGTTATTTAGCTGTGACACAAAAACGAAGCTTAGATCATATTCAAAAAGCGGTGTCATATCAACCCGATCATTTCTTAAAAATGGACTATTATTCTAAATTTAATTTAGAATTAACCCAATCGATTCGTACCGGTAAAAAACAAGGAACATTGCTTTGGTTATTGGATGAGACCAAAACCGCTATGGGTGGCCGATTATTAAAACAATGGTTAGACCGTCCGTTAATTCAACAAAGTCAAATTACAGCTCGTCAAGATCAAGTTGCTTCACTAATTCATGCCTTTTTTGAACGGGCAGATTTGCAAGAAGCATTAACCAAAGTCTATGACTTAGAACGTTTGGCGGGACGAGTCGCCTTTGGTAGTGTTAATGGTCGTGATTTGATTCAATTGCGGACATCGCTACAACAAGTTCCCTATATTCATGCCATTTTGTCAGGCATCGATCATGGCGAATGGCGGGAATTATTGACTCGATTGGAACCGATGGATGACTTGGTTGCACTAATTGATTCAGCGATTAATGAAGATGCGCCTTTGCAAATCACAGAAGGAAACATCATTAAAGATGGTTTTAATGAACAGTTAGATCAATACCGCAAAGCGATGCGTAATGGTAAACAATGGTTAGCTGAATTAGAAGCAAAAGAACGCCAAGCAACTGGAATTAAAAATTTAAAAGTCGGTTTTAACCGTGTCTTTGGGTATTATATTGAAGTAACGAAATCGAATTTGACGAATTTAGAAGAAGGCCGTTATGAACGCAAACAAACTTTAGCAAATGCGGAACGCTTTATTACGCCAGAATTGAAGAAATTGGAGAAATTGATTTTAGAAGCCGAAGAACAATCGGTGGATTTGGAATATCATTTATTCTTAGAAGTTCGTGAAGAAGTCAAAAAAGCAATTGAACGTCTTCAACGCCTGGCTAAAGCAATTAGTAGTGTTGATGTCTTGCAAAGTTTTGCGATGATTAGCGAACGTTACCAATACGTTCGTCCAGAATTAAATACGGAGAAAACCTTGAAAATCGTCGATGGTCGTCATCCAGTTGTCGAAAAAGTTTTAGGACATCAAGAATATATTCCTAATACCATTGATATGGAGAAGGAAACATTAATACTTTTGATTACAGGACCCAATATGTCAGGGAAAAGTACCTATATGCGTCAACTCGCTTTAACTGTCGTCATGGCACAGATTGGTTGTTTTGTTCCTGCGCAATCAGCAAATATACCGATTTTTGACCGAATTTTTACGCGTATTGGTGCAAGTGATGATTTAATTGCCGGTCAAAGTACCTTTATGGTCGAAATGATGGAAGCCAATCAAGCGTTACGTTATGCAACGCCGAATAGCTTAGTATTATTTGATGAATTGGGGCGTGGAACGGCTACGTATGATGGGATGGCATTAGCGCAAGCAATTATTGAATATATTCATAAAGAAGTTCGTGCGAAAACACTCTTTTCCACTCATTACCATGAACTAACCGTGTTAGAGGAAGAATTAAAACATCTTCGTAATATTCATGTAGGTGCCGTAGAAAAAGATGGCGAAGTTGTTTTCTTGCATAAGATGATGGAAGGTCCTGCCGATAAGAGCTATGGGATTCATGTCGCAAAAATTGCTGGATTACCACCAGAATTGTTGCAGCGAGCAGATGTCATCTTACAAGCGTTAGAAGAAGGCCATAACGCGCCAACACCACCTACAATTGTGGCAGAACCAACTATAATAGAAGAAACGCAACAATTATCTTTGTTTAATGAAGTGAATCCACAAGAACAGAAAGTCTTGGAACAATTAACGGCGTTGAACATTTTAGAGATGACCCCGATGGATGCGTTAAATGCGTTGTATGAATTGAAAAAACAAATGCAAAAATAG
- a CDS encoding HAD family hydrolase produces MERKLFAFDIDGTLLDSNKQALPSTIKALAELRKAGHFVTVATGRSRYLAKPVIDAFNFDNYILCNGAAAFLNHEQVYKNLLPDTQIRAFIQEAHDLTIDTSFVGLDVSKRSTTFDPERMEEAMRSFGSTTPELDPAFIDTDDVYQVLAFYDHELEHSFDEKYPELHFVRWHEKCVDVIPKGGSKATTILHVANQVGLSKEDVISFGDGMNDREMLAASGIGVAMGNATDEVRQYADMITADNNNDGIWKALVELGFLTGK; encoded by the coding sequence GTGGAACGTAAATTATTTGCCTTTGATATTGATGGCACGTTATTAGATTCAAATAAACAAGCTTTACCTAGTACGATTAAGGCTTTAGCAGAGTTGCGAAAAGCAGGTCATTTTGTCACTGTAGCGACGGGTCGTAGTCGTTATTTAGCTAAGCCAGTCATTGATGCGTTTAATTTTGACAATTACATTCTTTGTAATGGGGCAGCAGCTTTTTTAAACCATGAACAAGTTTATAAAAATTTACTACCTGATACGCAAATTCGTGCATTTATCCAAGAAGCGCATGATTTAACAATTGATACATCTTTTGTGGGTTTGGATGTTTCAAAGCGCTCAACGACGTTTGACCCAGAACGCATGGAAGAAGCCATGCGTTCGTTTGGATCGACAACGCCGGAATTAGATCCAGCGTTTATTGATACGGATGATGTTTATCAAGTATTAGCCTTTTATGACCATGAATTAGAACATTCTTTTGATGAAAAATACCCTGAGTTGCATTTTGTTCGTTGGCATGAAAAATGCGTAGATGTTATTCCAAAAGGTGGCTCGAAAGCAACAACGATTTTACATGTTGCGAATCAAGTGGGTCTGAGTAAAGAGGATGTCATTAGTTTTGGTGATGGTATGAACGATCGTGAAATGTTGGCAGCTTCCGGTATTGGTGTGGCTATGGGGAATGCGACGGATGAAGTTCGTCAATATGCAGATATGATTACAGCTGATAATAACAATGATGGCATTTGGAAAGCATTAGTCGAATTAGGTTTTTTGACTGGAAAATAG
- a CDS encoding TIGR00282 family metallophosphoesterase: MRVLFIGDVVGSLGRQTVTDYLPKLKKVYRPQVTILNGENAAAGRGITEKIYKKFLQDGVDVVTLGNHTWDNRAIFEFIDDAKKMIRPANFPEAAPGKGIVYVKVNAIELAVINLQARSFMVDIDDPFKKAEQLVDEARKRTPFIFVDFHGETTSEKQAMGWYLDGRVSAVVGTHTHVQTNDARILPKGTAYLSDVGMTGPYDGILGMKREAIIEKFLTALPQRFEVVEQGRSILSACIIEIDEQTGKAKSIQPIQISEDRPFTE, translated from the coding sequence GTGCGGGTTTTATTTATTGGTGATGTTGTTGGCTCATTAGGCAGACAAACGGTGACAGATTATTTACCGAAGTTAAAAAAAGTCTATCGTCCACAAGTCACAATTTTAAACGGTGAAAATGCGGCTGCAGGTCGTGGTATCACTGAAAAAATCTATAAAAAATTTTTACAAGACGGTGTCGACGTGGTGACACTTGGGAATCATACATGGGACAATCGAGCAATTTTTGAATTTATTGATGATGCCAAAAAAATGATTCGACCAGCGAATTTTCCTGAAGCAGCACCAGGTAAAGGAATTGTTTATGTCAAAGTGAATGCGATTGAATTAGCGGTGATTAACTTACAGGCACGTTCATTTATGGTGGATATTGATGATCCATTTAAAAAAGCAGAACAGCTAGTTGACGAAGCACGTAAACGCACGCCATTTATTTTTGTCGATTTTCATGGAGAAACAACGAGTGAAAAGCAAGCGATGGGGTGGTATTTGGATGGTCGTGTTTCAGCAGTTGTTGGCACGCATACACATGTGCAAACCAATGATGCACGCATTTTACCAAAAGGAACCGCCTATTTATCTGATGTAGGTATGACTGGACCTTATGATGGAATTTTGGGAATGAAACGCGAAGCTATTATTGAGAAATTTTTAACAGCATTACCACAACGTTTTGAAGTTGTCGAACAAGGTCGTAGTATTCTGTCTGCTTGTATCATTGAAATTGATGAACAAACTGGAAAAGCCAAATCGATTCAACCAATTCAAATTAGTGAAGACCGCCCGTTTACAGAATAA
- the mgsA gene encoding methylglyoxal synthase — MKIALIAHDRKKDLMVKLVSAYKHILEKHELFATGTTGGRIQDATHLPVHRFKSGPLGGDQQIGAMISEDALDMVIFLRDPLAAQPHEPDVTALIRLSDVYEIPLATNIGTAEILLRGLDAGFADFREVVHEMDHTPLSF; from the coding sequence ATGAAAATTGCATTAATCGCGCATGACCGAAAAAAAGATTTAATGGTGAAATTAGTGAGTGCCTACAAGCATATTTTAGAAAAGCATGAATTGTTTGCAACAGGAACGACAGGTGGCCGAATTCAAGATGCCACACACTTGCCTGTGCATCGCTTTAAATCGGGGCCATTAGGTGGCGATCAACAAATCGGTGCGATGATTTCAGAAGATGCCTTGGATATGGTGATTTTTTTACGTGACCCGTTAGCTGCTCAACCACATGAACCCGATGTGACAGCTTTAATTCGTTTATCCGATGTGTATGAAATTCCCTTAGCAACAAATATTGGAACAGCAGAAATTTTACTTCGTGGTTTAGATGCTGGTTTTGCTGACTTTCGTGAAGTGGTTCATGAAATGGATCATACTCCGTTGTCGTTTTAA